The DNA sequence TCCTTATATTAAATTATAAACATTGTCATTAATGGATATCCGCAATTGTTGCTTTAAATTCAGCCAATCTAACCATTTAACCTGCTTTTCAATAATATTTGCTGGCCACCTTAATAAATCACTTAAATACCGCTTATTAGGACTGATATTTATGCGTCTTTGTTTTGGTAAGATACACTGCGCTTAATTCGTCAAGACACCCAAATATTTATGCGTCTTTATATTAAATGATAGCCAGTGTCATTAATGGATGTCCGCAATTTTTTAATTTAATTAAATTAATGCAAACAAAGGGGCCATATTTCTAGATTCTTTGTTTTGGTAAGATACACTGCGCTTAATTCGTCAAGACACCCAAATATTTATGCGTCTTTATATTAAATGATAGCCAGTGTCATTAATGGATGTCCGCAATTTTTTAATTTAATTAAATTAATGCAAACAAAGGGGCCATATTTCTAGATTCTTTGTTTTGGTAAGATACACTGCGCTTAATTCGTCAAGACACCCAATAATGAGGTGTTATAAAATAGGTATACTCAATGAGCTCAGCGTTAAAAGAACAAAAAGAAACTATCTTACAATACTTAGAGACAACACATTACATCGAGTCTAATGCACCAAAAGCAGAAGAGAAGCGAGAAGCTAAGTATAAGATTGGTAAAGCATGCAACAAAGCAAGAGAGATCCTTTGCAGTGATGACGCTTTTCTTGATTGGGTATGGTCAAACGTTATCGCTGAATGTTCAACGGATATTGAAGAGGTGACGCCTAATACACTGATTTCTTGGCGTCTGTTGCCTAAATTTGGCACATTAGAGCAATGTGAAATAGTTGGTTTCACCCATATTTCTAAGCTATTGCTCGATAAAAATGCAGCAATGAAAGCGGAAGTGTTAGATATTATTGCCAATAATGATCCTGAAACGGCTAATAAATTAATCAAAATGGTACTTAAGCCAGCCATTGATTTTACGCCAATTGTTGCTAACAAAAAGAATCTGTCTGATACCGTTAATAAGGCTGATAAGTTATCAAAAGATGCACTAGTAGCTTTAGTTAAAGCCATGCATCAAAAAATGATAAGTAATAAATAACTAAATGTTAGCCCGTAATATTTCTCAGTTAACCGGGCGTTAATATGTATTGCAGAATTTATTTCTCATTCGGTTTAGGGCACCAAGCGCCTCAGTTTTTTATTCTCTATGAGCAGTTGATGAGAGCAAGAGTAGTATTATAAAACTGTTCAAAAATAGCAGTTTAATAACCTAGTCACATTGCAATGCTGGATTCACGCATTGAATAATGCATTGAAGAACGGAAGGAACGAACGGCCATGAAAAGTCTTGTTTTGATTGGAGGGGGGCATGCACACATGATAACCCTGAGTAAATTAGATACCTTTATATCTAAAGGGTATCAGGTAACCGTCATTCAACCAGCTGACTATCACTACTATAGTGGCATGGGACCTGGAATGCTGGGTGGTACATACGAGCCTGATGATATCCGTTTTGCGACTAAAATACTGGTTGAAAGTAAGGGCGGCAGATTTGTCAAAGCACATGCTAGCCGAATCGACCCCGAAAAACGAGTTGTGCATCTGCAGGAAAGTGATGAGAAGATTAAATATGATGTTCTCTCTTGTAATGCGGGATCTTATGTCCCGAAAAATATTGTTGAAGGGGATAGCGATAACGTTTTTACGGCGAAGCCTATTGAAGAACTAAGCCGAGCCAAAGAGACTATTCTTAAGAAGTTAAGGGATGGCCCTATTTCAATAGCTGTTCTTGGCGGGGGACCTGCTGCCATTGAGATAGCTGGGAATATTCATCAATTATGTAAACAAAAAGCATTACACCAACCGCATATACGGCTTTTTAGTGGGCATGGATTAATGTCCAAAGTGTCCCCTAGAGTACGAAAGCTTCTCCGTAAGTTGCTGGTTCGTAAAGGCATTGAAATAATAGAAAAAGGTTATGTTGAAAAAGTTGCCAATGGCAAGATTACCCTAGAAAATGATACGACCTATACTGCTGATATTATCTTTCCGGCGATAGGTGTTAAGCCGTCGACAATTTTTTCCCGATCAGGCCTGGATATTGGTCCTGAGGGCGGTTTAAAAGTGAATTCATTTTTACAATCGACCAGTCACACCCCTATTTTTGGAGGCGGTGATTGTATCTATTATGCTGATCAACCACTTAATAAAGTGGGTGTTTATGCAGTGCGTCAAAACTTAGTTTTATATCATAATTTAATGGCTGCACTTGAGGAAAGACCGTTAGAAATTTTTTCGCCTGGTGGTGATTACCTGTTGATTTATAATCTTGGAGATGGCGAAGGGGTGTTCTCCAAATGGTTCCTTACATTCTCAGGTAAAATGGCTTTTATGATTAAAGATCACATCGACAGAAAATTTATAAAACTATTCCAAGTTTTGTAATAAGTTAACAGCTTACTCTCGGCATATTATAAAAATAAAATAAGTGAAATAAGCATCATGAAAAAAGTCAGTTTTATTAATATTGAAGACGAGGGTATAGACTTAATATTATCATTTGCAGTCTATGATTCAGAGCCATCGGCGATCGAGAGTCTGATCCTGATGAGGACGCCAAGATATGAGCTTCTATTGGATGATCATGAGCGAGGCGTTGCCGTTTCATTCAAAAATCATGAACAAAGCTCTCTTCTAAAAAGCGTGGTGTTAGGAACTGATATTGTTGAAATTTTTAATCAAGAGAATAAATATATTCTGGATATGAGGCATGTAGATAAAGACGAGTTAAATGAATTAGAAAAAATATTGAAGAAAATGAATTTTGATAATCGATTCACTATAGTCAGACCCTCGTAAGTTAGCCTCTTAGGCGCAAAGGGGCAGATTGCGACTTAGTACTTTTGCTCTTTTTCAGTCTCTTTTTAAACTTTAAAATGGTAAAAGAAAAGATGTGATCCCATTGCTTTTACCATTGTTTTTTAAAAAAGAGCGCTTATTTACGTTTATGACAGCGCAGATGAAAAGTGATTTCAGAGGCCTTCATCGCTTTACTGTGCAACTGCTGACTGGCCGGCTCAACTTCATTCGAGATTTTATTCGGTATTGCGGGCTCACCGTCGGTGTTATTAGCGAGTGAGTCAGCAACGACCGTCACACCTAATGAGCGGGACAGAAAAAGAAACCCATCCTGTAGCGCACGGTTAACAAAGTTGACAGACCCATCGGTAAAATGGGGTGCTATTTTAAATTTATCGATTGTTAACTGTTCAAACAGCCTAAACAGTGGACGATCTGCACCAAATTTATCAACGGTCAGTGCCATGCCCATCTTACTGATATTGAGAATATTTTCATAAACGGTTGGGTTATCACTTTTAAAAGTCACTTCATCGATTTCAAACTCCAGCCATTCTATTGAACACTTCGTTTCCAGCAGAATAGTCTGTAGATCTCCAATCAAACTAAATTGTGATAATTGCACTTCCGTTAAATTAATGGCAATACGTCCGAAATTAATTGCCGCTTTCTGCCAGATTACCGCCTGCAGTGCGGCTTTACGGATCATAATAAGACCTATCTGCACCGCTAAACCGTAATGTTCAGCCAGGCTTATAAAGCTGTCCGAATGTAGCACGCCACGCTGCGGGTGATTCCAGCATAACAGCGCTTCCAGCGCGACAATTTGCCGTTTACTCAGATCGTACTGAGGCAGGTAGTACAGCTCAAACTGATCCTGCGCCACTGCTTGTGTTAATGCTTCTTTAAATTTAACCTGCTGCCGTGAATATTGGGTCAACTTTTTAGTATAAAAATAATAGGTCGTGGTCTGAGCTGACAGCTTGCCGCTTTTTAAAGAGGGTGCTGTAGCGGTAACAGAATCACTTTCTTTTGTGGTGTTAATATGGGATTTACCACGCTGCATCGCTTTTTCCGCGTTGCCTAATAGCGTGTCTATATCAGTGCCATCGTCAGGATAGAGGGCAATCCCGATTGTCGCAGAGAGATGCGCAGATGAATGGTCAATGTCAAAGTATCGCTCAAATTGCGCGGTTATATTTTGCGCGACATCAGCCACATCCTGTTCATTAAGCAACTCATCAATAATAATAACAAACTCATCACCACCAAAACGCGCAACCGTATCTTTTTCAGAAACACAGCTTTTAAGACGTTCTGCAATCTGTTGTAGAGCCATGTCTCCCGCATTATGCCCATGCTGTTTATTAATTGCCTTAAAGCCATTAATATCCACTAACAGCACCGCCATCATCCGCTGATTAAAGCTTGCCCGGGCTATTACTTGTTCCAATCGGTTAAACAGCGCAATACGGTTAAATACCCCGGTCAGCGGATCATGTTTTGATAAAAACTGTATTTTGGGCTCAACTCTTGTACTTTGCTTTAAATCGATAAAGGAACTGATACGGCAGAGTGTCCCTTTTTCTTCGAGCTCAATAACATACATTTCTGACCAGCAATAATGATGTTCGCCATTTTTTGTGCGATATGACATATCTCCCTGCCAGCTTTTATCTTTTTGTAATGCAGTCTCTATCTTCTCATATTGACTGCTTTCAAGTATGCTGACATGTGATTGCAGCAGCTCCTCTTTTGAATAACCGGTCGTATCGCAACTGGCCTTATTAGCCTCAACAATATAGCCATTTTCATCGCTGATAATAATGCATTCCAGCGTATGAGTGAATATATTGGCGGCAAGTTTGAGTTTTTCATCGGCGCGTTTACGGTCGGTGATGTCAATTACCGCGGCAAGACAGTCTGTTTCGGTAATGCCGAGATTGGCTTCAATATTCAGCCAACGCTTATGCTTGCCAATCTGTGCTAAGACCTCAAAGGATTGTATGCCATCACCCGCAAATGCTTTTGCCAGACAACGGTTGAATTTATCACGATCTTGGGGTGTTAAGTAGTTTGAAAACTGTTTTCCTACCAAGTTAGCGCGTTCAATATCCAATAGGCTCGCCCCGCGTAAATTAACCTGATTGACAACGCCCTTCAGATTGAAAGAAAAATAGGCAATAGGTGCAAATTCAAATAACTCGGTATAGCGATAATATAATTTTTCGGTTATCCGTGCTTGCTTTAACTCCTCATTCTGCATTTCCAGCTCAATCTGATGAACCTGCAATTCGTGTATCATCTTTTTGGCTGCATAGTCGCTAGGAATAGTTTGTTTGATTTCTGTTTGTGTTTTCAGTTGTGCTTCCGCGCGCTGGCGTAACGTTTTGCTGGATAGCTTGGTTGACTTTGCAGGTGTCTTCATGGGTTGGACCTCGTCTTGCGTAATTCTGACTCAAGCAGTTTGGCTTCACTAATATTGGTGAAGGTTATCACCACACCGTCAATGACATTTTCTTGGGTACGATAAGGCATGATCCGGACTTTGAACCAGCGTTCATTGTTAGCCGCTATCTCTTTTTCTACGAAGGCCAGCGTTTTTAACACCTTCTTAGCATCTTTTTGCAGATCTTTATAATCCAGATCCGTGACAATGTCGAACAGTGGTCGGCCCTTATCACCTTCAATCAGCTTGAATACATGAGTGGCATGGTTGGTGAAGCGCCGTATATGCAGTCCGTTATCCAGAAAAATGGTAGCAATTTCTGTACTGTTAAGCAGGTTCTCCATGTCATTGTTGACCCATGACAAATCATCAACGTTGGATTGCAGTTCGGTGTTGACGGTTTGCAACTCTTCATTCATTGACTGCATCTCCTCTTTAGAGGTGGTCAATTCTTCATTGGTGGATTGCAACTCCTCATTCGTTGATTGCAACTCCTCATTGGCAGACTTTAGTTCCTCATGAGTGGATTGCATTTGTTCGCGGAGGGATTTTATTTCATCATGCGCCAGTTGTAGTTCGGCCTGACTTTCTTGCTCCGCTGCCCCCTGTTTTTTGCGTCGCCGCCTGGTCGGCGTCACAACTTCAGTAAACACCACCATTATTAAGCCAAGCAAATCTTTTGGCTTAATAATCGCTTGTACCGTCAAATTGACACTGTGTGTATCTACTGTGATATTTTCAATCGTCACTGGCTCTACCTGCATCTGTGCTTTCTTGATAGCGAGCTCAAGCTGATGTTGTAGTTCTTCACGTGCCATTACGTGAATGTTCCAGTTGGCTTTGCCCGCAGCAGGCTCTAAATATTTTCCGGTACGACCATTGATGTAGATAATGTCGCCTGCCGCATTGACTAACACCGCTGCTGGCGAATAGTTTTGCAACAGAATTTGATCTGCCTGCGTTTGTAGATTGCTAATATTTTTGGTCATCTTACGGGTTCCCTCATGTTCATTTTCTGCCAGGGGCATAATCGGAAATATCTTAGTAGGAAAGTCGACTTCCGTGTGCTGTCCAGGCCTGTCAATGCGCGTGTAAATCCGTGTGTTTTCTTTGATTTCTGAGAACAATGAGGTGGCATTACCAATCGTTTCGGAATTGCCCAGAATCAAAAGCCCATGAGAAGTTAATGTGTAGTGGAACAGTGGCAGTAACTTTTTTTGTAATTCCGGTGCAAGATAAATCAGAAGATTACGACAGGTGAGAATATCTAATCGAGTGAAAGGGGGATCCATAATGATATTCTGTGGTGCGAAGATCACCATGTCACGAATGTTCTTGTTTATGCGGTAACCACTGCCATCTTTAATGAAATAACGATCCAATTGCTGTGCGGACATGTCAGCCTCAATGCCTGCCGGATAATAGCCTTTCCTTGCAATATTGATGGCATCCTGATTAAGATCGGTCGCAAAAATTTGTAATTTGAAATGCCCTTTGGGCTTAATTTCATCCAATACATCCATTACCGTCATTGCGAGAGAGTAAGCCTCCTCACCAGATGAGCAAGCGGTTACCCATGCCCGCAGTTCTTTACCTTCAGGATAATTAGCTAATAGTGCTGGCAGTGAGGTTGACTTGAGCTGCGCCCAAACGTCTTTATCACGAAAGAAATTGGTTACCCCAATTAACAGCTCCTTGAATAACAGGTCTTGTTCTTGCGAATTATCACGTAGATAACGGGCATAGAGCGAGATGGTTTCAAGCTGATGCAGACCCATACGCCGTTTAATACGACGATCTATGGTATTTGTCTTGTACAGTGAGAAGTCGTTTCCACTGCGTTCACGCAGTATCATAATGATCTGCGCTAGTGCGCTTGTTGACTTGCGTTTCACTATCGGTTCAAGTTTGTTTGGAACACCCCGTCGGCTATGTTCGAGAAACGCTATAATCCGTTCCGGTAGTTCTTCAGCAGGGGCTGTGATGTCAGCTAGCCCGGCATTAATAGCACTTTGAGGCATTGAATCAAATTTAGCTGACTCAGGCGACTGTACCAGAGACAGTCCGGCATTTTCTTTGATGGCGCGTAAACCAAGCGTGCCATCGGATCCCATGCCTGACAAAATAACACCCACAGCGCGTTCATGCTGATCAGCGGCCAAAGATTGAAAGAATGAATCAATGGGTAACCGGATCGTGTGCTTAACCACCGGTTCTAACAGAAATAATACCCCGTGAAGAACTGATAAATCTTTGTCAGGTGGGATCACATACACACAGTTGGGCTTTACCTTCATATTGTTGCAAGCTTGTTTTACTTTCATCGTCGTGTCGCGCTGCAACAGCTCAGGCATGATCCCTTTGTGAGTGGGGTCAAGGTGCTGGATAACAACAAATGCGATATTACAAGGCGTTAGCACATGAGAGAAAAATTCTTCCAATGCTTCAAAGCCGCCAGCAGAAGCCCCTATGCCGACAATAACGGGGGTATTAATCACTGCCAATCTACAGCAATCCAGGGAGATTTAGACAATGCTTTGCTTTGTTTTTTCATAGGGTATATTGCTTAATAATTTATCAAATAATTGCAGAAAAGATTGTATCGTATTGAACTGGTTCTGGACAACTTTTTATCAAATCCTTCGTTCTCCTGCTATGGTGTTAATCTGACTTTAGCTTATATTATAGAGCGTTACGCGCCATCTGAATGCGATTGAAACCACAAAATAGTCATGTGATGACGCTGTTGATTGCTTTTTTATCTTTTAGCGAACAACAGCAACCTATTATGCTCGCTTTTCCCGTTTTCCCGTTTGCTAGCATCGTCGTTTCCAAGTGAATTTGGCCACTTTTTGTAAGGCACTATTTTTTTAAGGTATTGTTTTTTGTAATGTACTATTTTTTGTAATGTACTACGGGGGCAAAAAGCGACTTAGCGCTTTTGCTTTATTAATCTGTTTATACTGCCCAATTTACGGTCGCTTTCTCCCAATAACGATCGTAAATGTATCGGTTCTCTCGAGCTGGCCTTCAAGCGGGCTAGGGAATAAATGGCTAACACATTTAGCTATTTTTGCTTGAAAAAACCACCAAATTGGGAAAGCGTTTTTACGCTCAAAAAATCTTCATTAAAAACAAAATTATTAACCTACTATCTTAAAATTAATCTCTATTAATTGACTATTTATTTTAAGTATTTTGTATCGATTTAATAATGAAACGCTCATATACATAAGAAAAAATAACTATTTACCATAAACAATATTTTGTAAATGCTTCTGCTGGTGAGGGTTATTTTGAAATTTTAACATATAATAAAATGAACACCTGACTTCACCAAGGGGAGTGCTGGCAACTTCAGTTAGACCGTCTGAGGATATAGAAAAACGATTGAGTTTTGTAGTGTCTAAAACAGTTAGCACTAACGCATTTTATATTAGAGAAATGATTGAATCTGCGCCTAATAAGATTGAAGACTTTTACCTTGCAGAGCAAATCGTTATTGATGTCGCTCAAGGGAATAGAAAATCGATAACTCGAATGAACAGCAGTAGCTACTTGACTTGGAAGGTTTAAGTCTCAGCAGTGCTATTCGAATTTCAATGCATTTTAGAAAAACAGAAGAGATCGAAAGTCCAATAGAATTAGGAAAGTCATTAAAATACTTTTACTGGTATGAGAGTTGGTGTAGAGGGTGTGAATTTTTAAATATCCTGTTCCTTTGAGGCTCTCCCAACACACTGTTTAAATGTAAGAGGGTTAAATAAATGAGTAAGGACGTAGAATACGACAGTAAACTTAATGATAGAAAACGCCATCAGGCAGACCTTACTCTTTCCAACAATGCGCTTGCCATTGCCAACAAGGATCTTGCCTTTCAAAATGAAGAGAAGGATAAACGGGCAGCAGAGCTTGCCATTGCCAACGAAGAAAAAAGTAAACGGGCAGCAGAGCTTGCCATTGCTAACAAAGAGCTTGCCTTTCAAAATAAAGAGAAGGATAAACGGGCAGCAGAGCTTGCCATTGCTAACAAAGAGCTTGCCTTTCAAAATAAAGAGAAGGATAAACGGGCAGCAGAGCTTGCCTTTCAAAATAAAGAGAAGGATAAACGGGCAGCAGAGCTTGCCATTGCTAACAAAGAGCTTGCCTTTCAAAATAAAGAGAAAGATAAACGGGCAGCAGAGCTGGCCATTGCCAACAAGGAGCTTGCCATTGCCAACGAAGAGAAAGGCAAACTGACAGAAAAACTCAATGACCTCGCCTTCTATGACACGCTTACCGGCTTGCCCAACAGACGTATTTTGATAGACAGGCTACATCACGCGTTAGCTTCCAATGTGCGTGAAGGCTGTGATAGTGCGGTGATGTTTGTTGATTTGGATCATTTCAAGGATATCAACGATACCCTCGGCCATGGATTCGGTGATTTACTGCTGATCCAGATAGCGCAGCGTCTGGCGTCTTGCCTACGCAAAGGTGATACGGTGGCGCGTCTGGGAGGGGACGAGTTTGTGTTGATTCTGGAAAATCTGGACAAAAAAACCATTGAAGCCGCAGCAAAGGCGAATGCCATTGCCGATAAAATTTTGGCTGCGCTTAATAAGCCCTACCAGCTTGACATGCACAAATGCTACAGCACTGTCAGTATCGGAGCTGTCTTTTTTGACCATCAGGGTAATACGGCAGAAGATCTGCTGAAACAAGCCGACATTGCTATGTATCAGGCCAAACAAGCCGGCGGCAATCAGATCAGGTTCTTTAACCCGGAAATGCAGGAAATTATTAATGTGCGCATCACCCTCGAAAATGAACTGCGCCTTGCCATTGAAAAATCGCAATTTCATTTGTATTACCAAATTCAGATGGACAGTGCCAACCGAGTATTGGGAGCCGAGGCATTGATCCGCTGGATGCACCCTGAACGTGGACTAGTGTTACCTGCTACCTTTATTCCTTTAGCGGAAGAAACCGGCTTAATTCTACCTATTGGGAAATGGGTTATCGAGACGGCTTGTGCGCAGATAAAAGTATGGCAGAAAGAGCCCCTGACCCGCAACTTAACACTGTCAGTCAATGTGAGTGCCAAACAATTCCGGCAGAAGAATTTTGTGGAAAAAGTGCAGTCAGCTGTAGAGCGATATGCTGTTCCCGGAAATTTACTTAAGCTGGAATTGACCGAAAGCCTGTTGCAATACGATATCGAAGTCACCATTGCCATGATGAAGGCATTAAATAAGATTGGTGTTCAGTTTTCCCTGGATGACTTCGGCACAGGTTATTCATCCTTACAATACCTTAAGCGGCTGCCCCTCGATCAGTTCAAGATAGACCAATCGTTCGTGCGTGATATTGCGACAGATAATAACGATAAAGCGATAGTAAAAGCGATTGTTGCTATGGCACAGATTCTGGATATAGACGTTATTGCCGAGGGAGTGGAAACTGAAGAGCAACGACAATTACTCTTAGGCAAAGGATGCGTCTTTTTCCAAGGGTATTTATTCAGCAAACCAATACCAATTGATGAATTTGAGGCGTTAATTTGTCGTTTAACTGACACCTGATTTTAAACAGTGACCGCCATGCGAAAGCGCAAATTTACAGAATTTATTGAGCATGTAGGACGTAACCTAATTACCCCCACTTGACAGAAAAGCTATCTGTAAGAAGTGTTTCTTAAACTTATCAGGGGTCGATTATAGAGACCCTTTTTTGTTTTGTAAGTAAAGGGGGCAAAAGCGACTTATCTTTTTAAGGTTAAAGGGGGGCAAGTGAGATGACTCTTTACTCGATTGTCGAACTGTCATTTAATTTATCTGGTACGGTGGGAAGGTCAGTTGAATAGCTAAAAACAATTTTTTCTAATATTGCCTTGGTATAAAACGAGGGGATAAGCTAATAGCACAGAGCGGCACTGTATATAACGGTCGCTCTGTGCTATTTACTAACATTAAAGACCCGATAAAGATTTCCAGGTTTTTTTACCGATTAAAGTCTCCCCTTGGTACAAAGCAATTAAATCGCCTTCCCGATGCCTTTTCGCTTTCAATACGACTCCGTCCCATACGTCAGTTTCAAGCCGGTCGCCAACCGCTATTTGCTGATGATATAATTTTGAAATATCATCCTGCTCTGCCAGTGCCTCGGATTCTGTGGCAAAAAAGCACGGCAGATTTAGGCCTTCATGTTCGAACAGAGAGATACTGAATCCATTATCAGTAGGCGTCGCATGGACAAAGAACTCACCTTTGCGAACTGCAATTTCCATATCAACCGATCCTTCATTCGCATCTAAAAGATGATTGAACATAACTTGAATTTCCATTTTGTCATTCCTTTTATATTGATTTTTTACGTATATAAAAAGACCATTTCGTGCAATTAAACACTGCATGAAACGGGAGGTTGGATTTCAATTTAAACACTAGTTTATGACAGAAATATTAAATTACCGGGTATATTTTAAATTAGCATATCGTGAATTGCTTAAGCTTGCAGTTTATTTTTGATAACATTTACGTATACAAAAAGACCCTCTAAAAAGTGTCATAGTCGCAAAACCAAGGGGAGTACCGGCAGAGATAGTCCCGAGAAAGACCGAGGTACTTGAGTAGGGCGATCACATAGAGCATCACCAGAACAAAAATGTTAAATATCAGGCATCTTTAAACCAGTGTTGTGTGCTATTGGCAAAATAAACTAAAGACAGCATGACCGGTACTTCGACCAGTACACCGACAACCGTTGCCAATGCTGCGCCGGAGTGCAAACCAAACAAAGAGATTGCCACTGCGACCGCCAGTTCAAAAAAGTTTGATGTGCCAATCAGCGCTGCCGGGGCGGCAATGTCATAGGGTAGCTTAATCGCTTTAGCGGCCGTATAAGCAATAGCAAAAATGCCATAGCTTTGAATCGTTAAGGGAATGGCTATCAGTAAAATGGTTTGCGGCTGCATCAAAATCGTTTGCGCCTGAAAGCCGAACAGTAGAATGACGGTGCCTAATAAACCAACTATCGACCAGGGTTTAGTTTTCGCAAGAAAGGTCGTGACTCCCTCTCTGCTGTGTTTGTGGTGAAGATAATGGCGCGTGCTGACCCCTGCGAGCAAAGGTAGCAGCACATAGAGGAGAACGGACAGTAACAAGGTTTCCCAAGGTACGGTAATATCGGTTACCCCTAACAGAAAAGCGCTGATTGGCGCAAAGGCGAAGATCATAATAATGTCATTAACTGAAACCTGCACCAGAGTATAATTTGCATCACCTTTGGTGAGCTGACTCCAGACAAAGACCATGGCGGTGCAGGGAGCGACGCCCAGCAGGATCATCCCTGCTATATACTGATTAGCATCCTGCGGATCAACCCAACCCGCAAAAAAAACTTTGAAAAATAACCATGCCAATACCGCCATAGTAAAAGGTTTGATAAACCA is a window from the Psychromonas ingrahamii 37 genome containing:
- a CDS encoding NAD(P)/FAD-dependent oxidoreductase; protein product: MKSLVLIGGGHAHMITLSKLDTFISKGYQVTVIQPADYHYYSGMGPGMLGGTYEPDDIRFATKILVESKGGRFVKAHASRIDPEKRVVHLQESDEKIKYDVLSCNAGSYVPKNIVEGDSDNVFTAKPIEELSRAKETILKKLRDGPISIAVLGGGPAAIEIAGNIHQLCKQKALHQPHIRLFSGHGLMSKVSPRVRKLLRKLLVRKGIEIIEKGYVEKVANGKITLENDTTYTADIIFPAIGVKPSTIFSRSGLDIGPEGGLKVNSFLQSTSHTPIFGGGDCIYYADQPLNKVGVYAVRQNLVLYHNLMAALEERPLEIFSPGGDYLLIYNLGDGEGVFSKWFLTFSGKMAFMIKDHIDRKFIKLFQVL
- a CDS encoding sensor domain-containing protein; the encoded protein is MKTPAKSTKLSSKTLRQRAEAQLKTQTEIKQTIPSDYAAKKMIHELQVHQIELEMQNEELKQARITEKLYYRYTELFEFAPIAYFSFNLKGVVNQVNLRGASLLDIERANLVGKQFSNYLTPQDRDKFNRCLAKAFAGDGIQSFEVLAQIGKHKRWLNIEANLGITETDCLAAVIDITDRKRADEKLKLAANIFTHTLECIIISDENGYIVEANKASCDTTGYSKEELLQSHVSILESSQYEKIETALQKDKSWQGDMSYRTKNGEHHYCWSEMYVIELEEKGTLCRISSFIDLKQSTRVEPKIQFLSKHDPLTGVFNRIALFNRLEQVIARASFNQRMMAVLLVDINGFKAINKQHGHNAGDMALQQIAERLKSCVSEKDTVARFGGDEFVIIIDELLNEQDVADVAQNITAQFERYFDIDHSSAHLSATIGIALYPDDGTDIDTLLGNAEKAMQRGKSHINTTKESDSVTATAPSLKSGKLSAQTTTYYFYTKKLTQYSRQQVKFKEALTQAVAQDQFELYYLPQYDLSKRQIVALEALLCWNHPQRGVLHSDSFISLAEHYGLAVQIGLIMIRKAALQAVIWQKAAINFGRIAINLTEVQLSQFSLIGDLQTILLETKCSIEWLEFEIDEVTFKSDNPTVYENILNISKMGMALTVDKFGADRPLFRLFEQLTIDKFKIAPHFTDGSVNFVNRALQDGFLFLSRSLGVTVVADSLANNTDGEPAIPNKISNEVEPASQQLHSKAMKASEITFHLRCHKRK
- a CDS encoding chemotaxis protein CheB; amino-acid sequence: MINTPVIVGIGASAGGFEALEEFFSHVLTPCNIAFVVIQHLDPTHKGIMPELLQRDTTMKVKQACNNMKVKPNCVYVIPPDKDLSVLHGVLFLLEPVVKHTIRLPIDSFFQSLAADQHERAVGVILSGMGSDGTLGLRAIKENAGLSLVQSPESAKFDSMPQSAINAGLADITAPAEELPERIIAFLEHSRRGVPNKLEPIVKRKSTSALAQIIMILRERSGNDFSLYKTNTIDRRIKRRMGLHQLETISLYARYLRDNSQEQDLLFKELLIGVTNFFRDKDVWAQLKSTSLPALLANYPEGKELRAWVTACSSGEEAYSLAMTVMDVLDEIKPKGHFKLQIFATDLNQDAINIARKGYYPAGIEADMSAQQLDRYFIKDGSGYRINKNIRDMVIFAPQNIIMDPPFTRLDILTCRNLLIYLAPELQKKLLPLFHYTLTSHGLLILGNSETIGNATSLFSEIKENTRIYTRIDRPGQHTEVDFPTKIFPIMPLAENEHEGTRKMTKNISNLQTQADQILLQNYSPAAVLVNAAGDIIYINGRTGKYLEPAAGKANWNIHVMAREELQHQLELAIKKAQMQVEPVTIENITVDTHSVNLTVQAIIKPKDLLGLIMVVFTEVVTPTRRRRKKQGAAEQESQAELQLAHDEIKSLREQMQSTHEELKSANEELQSTNEELQSTNEELTTSKEEMQSMNEELQTVNTELQSNVDDLSWVNNDMENLLNSTEIATIFLDNGLHIRRFTNHATHVFKLIEGDKGRPLFDIVTDLDYKDLQKDAKKVLKTLAFVEKEIAANNERWFKVRIMPYRTQENVIDGVVITFTNISEAKLLESELRKTRSNP
- a CDS encoding putative bifunctional diguanylate cyclase/phosphodiesterase, with product MSKDVEYDSKLNDRKRHQADLTLSNNALAIANKDLAFQNEEKDKRAAELAIANEEKSKRAAELAIANKELAFQNKEKDKRAAELAIANKELAFQNKEKDKRAAELAFQNKEKDKRAAELAIANKELAFQNKEKDKRAAELAIANKELAIANEEKGKLTEKLNDLAFYDTLTGLPNRRILIDRLHHALASNVREGCDSAVMFVDLDHFKDINDTLGHGFGDLLLIQIAQRLASCLRKGDTVARLGGDEFVLILENLDKKTIEAAAKANAIADKILAALNKPYQLDMHKCYSTVSIGAVFFDHQGNTAEDLLKQADIAMYQAKQAGGNQIRFFNPEMQEIINVRITLENELRLAIEKSQFHLYYQIQMDSANRVLGAEALIRWMHPERGLVLPATFIPLAEETGLILPIGKWVIETACAQIKVWQKEPLTRNLTLSVNVSAKQFRQKNFVEKVQSAVERYAVPGNLLKLELTESLLQYDIEVTIAMMKALNKIGVQFSLDDFGTGYSSLQYLKRLPLDQFKIDQSFVRDIATDNNDKAIVKAIVAMAQILDIDVIAEGVETEEQRQLLLGKGCVFFQGYLFSKPIPIDEFEALICRLTDT
- the arsB gene encoding ACR3 family arsenite efflux transporter — translated: MGIFERYLSLWVGICIVVGVFFGSLVPGAFLQIARLEWAHVNLVVALLIWVMIYPMMVQIDFSSIKDVGKKPKGLVLTLIINWFIKPFTMAVLAWLFFKVFFAGWVDPQDANQYIAGMILLGVAPCTAMVFVWSQLTKGDANYTLVQVSVNDIIMIFAFAPISAFLLGVTDITVPWETLLLSVLLYVLLPLLAGVSTRHYLHHKHSREGVTTFLAKTKPWSIVGLLGTVILLFGFQAQTILMQPQTILLIAIPLTIQSYGIFAIAYTAAKAIKLPYDIAAPAALIGTSNFFELAVAVAISLFGLHSGAALATVVGVLVEVPVMLSLVYFANSTQHWFKDA